From the Leptospira biflexa serovar Patoc strain 'Patoc 1 (Paris)' genome, one window contains:
- a CDS encoding adenylate/guanylate cyclase domain-containing protein yields MKQNKILIPIFLMVVIPTLITTFLSFFRFSTTLDRKLSDVFFHLLPTHHFFSKDIVIIDIDEQSIAKYADHPELGQWPWKRHIYPTLIGYTKLLTPPKITIIDIMFTERSDYDDAIVSANESLGGISHAANFRNGGIVIPRKGMQSISEKFSVKLETSIPFPNYENVAFPIGQIGETAPMIHVVNVIADGDGILRRFSPFVRWNGLYFPTLAMQAFALGERYDTLTQESDFYLIKDDLRRHVPVGKDGLVRAYFYTEEELRNIPRYSAAGIIDSLEKLNTGEVEDPNSLLVPPQLFEDKIVLIGTSAASTHDDVVTPHGLFPGVIAQAVFASNLREGHLLKELPESYGIIFTILVLLIGVLVLFINQWHLLKNLYPIVAISLFVGSFYFLYRMDLVLSTYSFVLGFPISYLLGFAYLTYTEGREKRKFNHILRNLVDPEVVSVALENMESLKQGGEWEITAFFSDVAGFSSISEELSATDLAKLLNEYLSAMTKVLKTNAGTLDKYIGDAIVGIFSAPIQNKEHPKLACKTALEMVTELEHLRVEWNRRGDYTPLARAMVFRIGLNCGQAKVGFMGTDSLASYTMMGDTVNLAARLEAAAKDYGVSILVSESIQSSCKEEFHFRFLDWIRVKGKEAPVKIYSLESFQKDVSSQMLKAEKEYESGFSLYLKRNWEGAIEHFKNVSKILEKEDVSSHLLIKRCQMLFQNPPPVDWDGVYTRTSK; encoded by the coding sequence ATGAAACAAAATAAAATTCTAATTCCAATCTTTCTAATGGTCGTGATCCCCACGCTGATCACAACTTTCCTTTCTTTTTTTCGATTTTCAACTACCTTAGATCGTAAACTATCGGATGTTTTTTTTCATCTACTACCCACTCACCATTTTTTTTCAAAAGACATCGTCATCATCGACATCGATGAACAAAGTATCGCAAAATATGCCGACCATCCAGAGCTTGGACAATGGCCTTGGAAACGTCATATTTATCCAACACTCATTGGTTATACCAAACTTCTCACACCACCAAAGATCACTATCATCGACATCATGTTTACAGAACGTTCCGATTATGATGATGCAATTGTTTCAGCAAATGAAAGTTTGGGGGGAATTTCTCATGCAGCAAATTTTCGGAATGGAGGGATCGTCATCCCAAGAAAAGGAATGCAATCCATCAGCGAAAAATTCAGTGTCAAACTAGAGACAAGTATCCCTTTTCCGAACTATGAGAATGTTGCCTTTCCTATCGGCCAAATTGGAGAAACAGCTCCCATGATCCATGTGGTCAACGTGATAGCCGATGGAGATGGAATCCTTCGAAGATTTTCTCCTTTTGTGAGATGGAATGGTTTATACTTTCCTACTCTTGCCATGCAAGCCTTTGCACTTGGAGAAAGATACGATACCTTAACCCAAGAATCGGATTTTTATCTGATCAAAGATGATCTTCGTCGGCATGTGCCTGTGGGTAAGGACGGACTTGTTCGGGCCTACTTTTATACAGAAGAAGAATTGCGTAATATTCCTCGTTATTCGGCAGCAGGGATCATTGATTCATTGGAGAAATTGAATACAGGCGAAGTGGAAGATCCGAATTCCTTACTTGTTCCTCCCCAATTATTTGAAGATAAAATTGTTCTCATTGGGACATCTGCGGCTTCCACTCATGATGATGTTGTCACCCCTCATGGTTTGTTTCCTGGAGTGATCGCTCAGGCAGTATTTGCTTCTAATCTAAGGGAGGGTCATCTATTAAAGGAATTACCAGAATCGTATGGGATTATTTTTACCATTCTGGTTCTACTGATTGGTGTCCTTGTTCTTTTCATCAACCAATGGCATCTTTTGAAAAACCTATATCCAATCGTTGCGATTTCATTATTCGTTGGTTCCTTTTATTTTCTGTACCGAATGGATTTAGTTTTGTCTACCTATTCCTTTGTGTTAGGTTTCCCCATTTCTTATCTATTAGGTTTTGCCTATTTGACATACACGGAAGGAAGGGAAAAAAGAAAATTCAATCACATCTTACGGAACTTAGTCGATCCTGAAGTTGTCAGTGTGGCTCTAGAAAATATGGAGTCCCTAAAACAAGGTGGGGAATGGGAAATCACAGCCTTTTTTTCAGACGTTGCTGGTTTTTCCTCCATCAGCGAAGAGTTAAGTGCGACAGACCTTGCCAAATTACTGAATGAATACTTATCTGCAATGACAAAGGTTTTAAAAACCAATGCAGGTACTTTGGATAAATACATTGGTGATGCCATTGTGGGAATATTCAGTGCCCCCATCCAAAACAAAGAACATCCAAAACTTGCTTGCAAAACAGCATTGGAAATGGTGACCGAGCTTGAACATTTAAGAGTGGAATGGAACCGCCGTGGTGATTACACTCCACTTGCCCGTGCGATGGTGTTTCGCATTGGACTCAATTGTGGACAAGCCAAGGTTGGATTTATGGGAACGGATAGTTTGGCATCCTACACCATGATGGGTGATACCGTCAATTTAGCCGCCAGGTTAGAAGCCGCAGCCAAAGATTATGGAGTTTCGATTTTGGTTTCAGAAAGCATTCAGTCCTCATGCAAAGAAGAATTCCATTTTCGTTTCTTAGATTGGATTCGCGTCAAAGGGAAAGAAGCGCCAGTAAAGATCTATAGTTTAGAATCATTTCAAAAAGATGTTTCGTCACAAATGTTAAAAGCAGAAAAGGAATATGAATCTGGATTTTCTCTTTATTTGAAACGAAATTGGGAAGGAGCGATCGAACACTTTAAGAATGTTTCTAAAATTTTAGAGAAAGAAGATGTGAGTAGCCATTTACTCATCAAACGTTGCCAAATGCTTTTCCAAAACCCGCCACCTGTCGACTGGGATGGTGTTTATACTCGCACTTCAAAATAA